In the Euphorbia lathyris chromosome 5, ddEupLath1.1, whole genome shotgun sequence genome, one interval contains:
- the LOC136229057 gene encoding probable serine/threonine-protein kinase At1g54610 — translation MGCIASKESRVRSPTERLPKKGSSIDRRVAHVNSSRREDGIRSKSKLYSGDVKVMLIDKKSSGSNDLYDDDDDDDGKIVEKNEIEIEKKENCEVDNGEIEKKKKEKEKFDVVIGSYPPGWGIVSNSSQAEQVAAGWPSWLASVAGDAIKGWVPRRANTFEKLDRIGQGTYSNVYKARDITNDKLVAIKKVRFDSNDIESVKFMTREIQILRRLDHPNVIKLEGLITSQSSSSLYLVFEYMEHDLTGLISLPRNKFTEPQIKCYMQQLFSGLEHCHSRGVLHRDIKGSNLLVDENGVLKIADFGLASFFDPKSSVQMTSRVVTLWYRAPELLLGSSRYGVAVDLWSTGCILGEMYTGKPILPGRTEVEQLHKIFKLCGSPAEDYWKKLKLHHSSVIRPQRPYRRCVEDIFKDLPAYAVGLMETLLSMDPANRGSAASALKDKYFRSKPFACDPSSLPKYPPSKEIDAKMRDEEARRQGAAGMRENRPPVSAAGLASNAKPKLATLMQERRNSNVHSRNEINSQKEKTVSGFLIDPSKHTQPPKEGRRDFPERKKVSHSGPLVRGMDWTKSGKDRDDAQLLSNRNNLAAMSGLVSTRTSLPDDRQGKPSISQTEVFNQGSGYYGSSNGIQSATKQGQNHQLHKPVQSPLASSGKSNSKDASLYGHGGSRGSKIYVSGPLLASNNMEQMIKDHDRKITEFSRRRLDKTKKDYGQGKRENFPYISSNKSVV, via the exons ATGGGTTGCATTGCGTCAAAGGAAAGTAGGGTAAGAAGTCCGACCGAGAGATTACCTAAAAAAGGTTCGTCAATAGATAGACGAGTTGCGCATGTGAATTCATCGAGAAGAGAAGATGGGATTCGATCGAAATCGAAATTGTATAGTGGGGATGTTAAGGTTATGTTGATTGATAAGAAATCGAGTGGTTCTAATGATTtgtatgatgatgatgatgatgatgatgggaAGATTGTGGAGAAGAATGAGATTGAGATTGAGAAAAAGGAGAATTGTGAAGTTGATAATGGTGAGattgagaaaaagaagaaggagaaggagaagtttGATGTTGTGATTGGGAGTTATCCACCTGGTTGGGGAATTGTTTCAAACAGTTCGCAGGCGGAACAAGTTGCGGCTGGGTGGCCTTCTTGGCTTGCTTCTGTTGCTGGTGATGCTATTAAAGGATGGGTTCCGCGGCGAGCTAATACGTTTGAGAAGTTGGATAGA ATTGGTCAAGGAACTTACAGTAATGTCTACAAAGCTCGTGACATCACTAATGATAAACTTGTTGCTATTAAGAAGGTTAGATTTGATAGCAACGACATAGAAAGTGTCAAATTTATGACACGAGAAATTCAGATCCTGCGGAGGTTGGATCATCCAAACGTAATCAAATTGGAAGGTCTTATAACGTCTCAATCATCTTCTAGTTTGTACCTTGTGTTCGAGTATATGGAGCATGATCTTACCGGACTTATCTCACTTCCTAGAAACAAGTTCACCGAACCACAG ATAAAATGCTACATGCAACAGCTTTTCAGCGGACTTGAACATTGCCATAGCCGTGGTGTTCTTCATCGTGATATAAAGGGTTCTAATCTTCTCGTTGATGAGAATGGAGTCTTGAAAATTGCTGATTTTGGGTTAGCAAGTTTCTTTGATCCTAAAAGTAGTGTCCAAATGACTAGCCGGGTAGTGACTCTTTGGTATAGAGCTCCAGAACTTTTGCTCGGATCCTCTCGGTATGGAGTTGCAGTTGATTTATGGAGCACCGGTTGCATTCTTGGGGAAATGTACACCGGAAAACCTATTTTGCCTGGAAGAACAGAG GTTGAGCAACTGCATAAGATTTTTAAGCTCTGTGGCTCGCCGGCTGAAGATTATTGGAAAAAGTTAAAGTTGCATCATTCATCTGTTATCAGGCCTCAACGGCCGTATAGACGATGCGTCGAAGATATATTTAAAGACTTACCTGCTTATGCAGTTGGACTTATGGAGACATTGCTCTCCATGGATCCAGCCAACCGTGGAAGTGCTGCTTCCGCTCTCAAGGACAAG TACTTCCGATCAAAACCATTTGCTTGTGACCCGTCAAGTTTGCCTAAATATCCTCCCAGCAAAGAGATCGATGCTAAAATGCGAGATGAAGAAGCTAGAAG GCAAGGAGCAGCCGGAATGAGGGAGAACCGGCCACCAGTATCCGCTGCCGGTCTCGCATCAAATGCAAAACCCAAGTTAGCAACTTTGATGCAG GAAAGGCGTAATTCGAATGTACATAGTAGAAATGAGATTAACTCTCAAAAGGAGAAAACTGTTTCCGGTTTTCTGATTGATCCTTCTAAACATACTCAACCTCCTAAAGAAGGGAGAAGAGATTTCCCGGAACGGAAGAAAGTTTCGCATTCAGGGCCACTCGTCCGTGGAATGGACTGGACAAAATCGGGAAAGGATCGTGACGATGCTCAACTGTTATCAAACAGAAACAACTTAGCAGCAATGTCTGGTTTAGTATCAACCCGAACTTCATTACCCGATGACCGCCAGGGAAAACCGAGCATTTCACAGACAGAAGTGTTTAATCAAGGTAGCGGATATTATGGATCATCGAACGGAATTCAGTCCGCTACTAAGCAAggtcaaaatcatcaattgcaTAAGCCTGTGCAATCTCCTCTAGCTAGCAGTGGAAAATCCAATTCGAAAGACGCAAGTCTG TACGGCCACGGGGGATCAAGGGGAAGCAAGATTTACGTGTCTGGTCCATTGCTTGCATCAAACAACATGGAACAAATGATCAAAGATCACGACCGGAAGATAACAGAATTCTCTCGTCGAAGACTCGACAAGACGAAAAAAGATTACGGTCAAGGGAAAAGAGAGAATTTTCCGTACATCTCGAGCAACAAATCAGTTGTATAG